A segment of the Bacteroidales bacterium genome:
ACATAATAAGAATTATATATTTGTTTTATGAAAAATGAAATGCAATATTAAGAATTTATTATTATGATAAACAAAATATAAACTAATTTTAATAATTTAGCAGGATAATTTTTAACAATAAAAAAATATTAAGATGAAAAAGATTTTTATTAGTTCAATTTTAATTACAATTTCAATAAGTTTATTTTCACAAGGTTTAAAATTAGGAATTGGTGTAAATCCACAAATATCTTGGTTAAAACCTGATATAAGTAAAGTAACTAACAATGGTAACAAAATAGGTGTCGGTTTTGGATTAAATGCAGATATATTTTTTACAAAAAATTATGCATTTTCAACAGGATTGAACATATATAATACAGGTGGAAAACTAAAATTTAATGACACAGTTGATATTCATACTTTAGATTCAACTTTCGAAATACCGGCTGGTTCTTCTGTTACTTATAAATTACAATATATTGATATACCTCTTGGACTGAAGTTTAAAACTAAAAAATTTGGTTATTTTTCATATTATGGTTATGTAGGAATTATTGCACAAATCAATATTGCTGCAAAAGCTGATGTTGATGATATTTTTAGTGATGTTGGTATTAGTGATGAAATTACTTT
Coding sequences within it:
- a CDS encoding PorT family protein, whose translation is MKKIFISSILITISISLFSQGLKLGIGVNPQISWLKPDISKVTNNGNKIGVGFGLNADIFFTKNYAFSTGLNIYNTGGKLKFNDTVDIHTLDSTFEIPAGSSVTYKLQYIDIPLGLKFKTKKFGYFSYYGYVGIIAQINIAAKADVDDIFSDVGISDEITFFNMGYNIGGGIEYSLGGSTALTAGLLYTNGFIDITSDENKSKDKTFINSMALRIGIIF